The segment CCGTCGCCGACGATGTGGACCCCATGCACCTGAGCGTGATCTGTCCCCTGACCGGGCGCTACACCGTGCTCGGCAACGCGTTTTTCGACGGTGTGCGTCTGGCGCGCGACCGGGCCAATCGCGAGGGATGGCGACAGTACACCCTCTCGGTGCACGATTCGGAGGGCGACCCCGTGGTGGCGGCCTTCGCCGTGCGCCGCACCGCCCAGCAGGAGAAGCCCATGGCGATCATCGGCGCGTTGCTCAGCGCGCCGACCGTTTCGGCCGCCTTGACCGCCGAATACCTCGGCATTCCCCTGATCTCCCCCACGGCCACCAACAACCGCATCTGGGAGCTCGGCGAGCTGATCTTCCAGCCGAACGTGACGGGGCTGTTCGAGGCCCGCCTGCTGGCCCGTCTGGTGGTGCAGGTCCTGCTCAAGGAGCGGATCGCAGTGCTGTATCCCGACACGCCGACGGGCCTGCGCAGCTACGAGGTCTTCGCCACCGAGGTCCTGGACCTGGGCGGCAAGCTCGTGGCGGCCGAGCCCTTCAGCGTGGGACTCACAGACTTCCGCAATCCGCTCAAGGAGATTGGCAAGTCATTGCCGGAAGTCATTTTCGTTCCGGCAGATGAAGGCCAGCTACGCATGCTGGGTCCCCAGCTCGATTTCTATCGCACCGGGGCCCTGGTGGTGGGTCTGAGCGGCTGGGATTCCGAGGAGCTGGCGCGGGAGATCGGCTCCGTCCTCGAGCGGGCCGTCTTTCCCAGCCGCAGCGCGCTGTACCCGCCCGAGTGGCCGGCGGGCTTCGACGCGGCATGGAACGAGGAACATCTGCCGCCGGAGGCGACGGACATCGCCCGCCAGGCCTACCTGGCCACCCTGCTGGTGCTGGACACCCTCGGCGAGCGGGGCATGACCCGACGCGAGGACCTGGCCCGCGCCCTGCACGAACGCCTGGGGAACCGCAGCGAGACCGAGGCGGCCACCGACTACATGTTCTCAGCCCTGCGCATGTACCGCAACGGCGCCGTGGTGCCTTTCCCCATGGACCTCTACGCCGAGGCCCTGGCCGAGGCCGATTCTCTGGCGGCCCTGGACGCCGCGGGTCCCTTCTTAGAGGAGATGACGGGGGCCGAGCGGTAGGCGCCGGTTTGCCCTCGCGATCGCGTCTGCACTCTGCCGACGATGGGGCGAAGCCCTGGGTGAGTTCGCTCTGTTCCGGAGGACGCGCGCCGGTCGCATCCTGTGACCGGCGCGCTCGGCTTCCGGGTCCCTCCGCCCTCCTGGCTCCGGGACCCTTCAGACGCCCCCGGGACAGGGAGGACTCGCCCAGGGCTTTGTCCATCGCCTGTGAAAGCGGAGACGAACGCGACGGCATGGCCGTCGCTG is part of the bacterium genome and harbors:
- a CDS encoding ABC transporter substrate-binding protein, coding for MTMSSRRVAVLAFVLAGLALTVVSCGRAPRPADGPASALSADDLALATRLYARMQEEHAARRDRATLHLGYELMDRYDGFPHMDHVVEMASLSAHRLGETAEALRLSGEYLATYPHATGAYALLGLRADILEAQGKDLRAADALVQCHDLARLAADRERIAERLAAVGGRLTAADLESLRVAHPESPLRPMLGYLWLQRLLVEKRGREAGALVDAMREEAPGDPWVSLAEQLLRDPDSALPLITEPRPVADDVDPMHLSVICPLTGRYTVLGNAFFDGVRLARDRANREGWRQYTLSVHDSEGDPVVAAFAVRRTAQQEKPMAIIGALLSAPTVSAALTAEYLGIPLISPTATNNRIWELGELIFQPNVTGLFEARLLARLVVQVLLKERIAVLYPDTPTGLRSYEVFATEVLDLGGKLVAAEPFSVGLTDFRNPLKEIGKSLPEVIFVPADEGQLRMLGPQLDFYRTGALVVGLSGWDSEELAREIGSVLERAVFPSRSALYPPEWPAGFDAAWNEEHLPPEATDIARQAYLATLLVLDTLGERGMTRREDLARALHERLGNRSETEAATDYMFSALRMYRNGAVVPFPMDLYAEALAEADSLAALDAAGPFLEEMTGAER